The sequence CGCATCGCCATTTGCATACGGATTGCGCTGTGCCACTGGACCACCGTTTTTTGCTTGTGTAATAATATAACGGACATTCATCATATTTAGAATCCCGATGTTTCCTTGGCTGATATAAAATTCAAATAAATCCTGCATTCTGCCAGGTTTTGCAGCGTGATAGCCGCCTAAAGCATTATGATAATAACTCGCTTTTCCGCTGTTGAAGGCGTTCGTAGTTGCATCGTAAACACGATAATGACCTTCATCCTTTAAAATTTGTTCATCAGCGCCATTCATTTGAAAAGGCTCATTAACCATTTTGGCTTGAACAAAAGCATCTTCGTTTACATATCTTCGGTCAACACCAACCAAATCAACCAAAACCAAAACGCATAGAGCGGCTATGGCAAATCCTTTTTTAAGCGTTCCTTTCATAAAGAACCAAAGAACGGCAGCTGTTAAAACCACAAAAATCAAGGAACGAATAGCATCGGAAGTGAAAAGTGACATTCTATCTTCGCGTATGGCTTCTAAAAACGGAAGGCCCATTTCATCTCTAAAATAGCTGTCATAAGGACTTGCAAAATCGAACAGCGCTGATTTAAAAAGAATAAACAATAAGGTAAGACCACCAACAATTCCTGTTGACCAAAGCAAAGCCTTCTTTTTCTCTTCTTCTCTTTCAAAATTGCTGAAATATTGATGTAAACCAACTATCGCAAGTATTGGAAGAATCAATTCAATAATAACTTGTATTGAAGAAACCGCACGGAATTTATCGTACATCGGAACATAATCAATAAAAAACTCTGTTAGGCCGCTGAAGTTTTTTCCCCAAGAAAGTAATAATGTCAACCCAAAACCCGAAACAACCCACCATTTCAATCTTCCACGTATTAAAAATAGAGCAAGAACAGATAGAAAAATAACGATGGCGCCAATATACGCAGGTGCTCCCACGAAAGTTTGGTTACCCCAATACATTGGAATTTGGCGTAAAGCTTGATTCGCTTCCTGAGAAGAAGCGCCCATTCGCATCAAACTTTCAACAGTTTTTGAATCTTTTGGAAATTCTTCGGTGGAACTTCCACCCATAAAATTAGGAATAAACAGATTGAAACTTTCCAGCATTCCGTAACTGTATTCGGTTATATAATCAAAATCGAGGCCTGTTTTGTTGTCTTTTGGTGTGCCGTCTGCATTTATTGTAAGTTCCGTTTTGCCACGAGTTGAAGTATCTGCGTACTCTTTGGTCGCGAGAATATTTGTAGCGTTTAAACCAACAGCAATCAAAACGCCAATAACCATTATTCCGACTGCTTTAAAATAATGCGGCAACAATTTCTTTTTGAAAGCATCAATCAAATAAACAATACCGATGATTACTACCAAAAGCATCAAATAATACGTCATTTGGAAGTGGTTTGCAACCAATTCCAAGCCCATTGAAACTGTGAGCAATAAAAATCCCCAGAGATATTTTCCTCGGAAAGTGAGAAAGATTCCGCTTAAAACAAAGGGCATATAAGCTATTGCGTGTGCTTTTGCATTATGACCAACGCCTAAAATAATTATTAAATAAGTTGAAAAACCAAAGGCCAAAGCGCCGAGAAAAGCTAGTTTGTAATCTACTTTTAGCACCAAAAAGAGGATATACATTCCTATGAAATATAGGAAGAGATAATCTGCCGGACGTGGTAGAAAACGTATGGCAAGATCTAGCTGTTTTATGTAATTGTTTGGATATTTGGCACCCAATTGATAGGTCGGCATTCCGCCGAAAGCCGCGTCAGTCCAATAAGTTTCTTCGCCAGTTGCTTTTCTAAAATCGTTTTGCTGCTTTGCCATTCCAGTGTATTGCACAATATCACTTTGGAATATTTTTTTACCCTGCAAAACAGGATTGAAATATGCCAGTGAAGCAACAATGAATAAAACAAAAACAACTAAATGGGGAAGAAATTTTTTATAGTTGGACTGCATAATTTGACGGATGAGTTTGAAGCGGGGAAATTAGCGAAAATATGTGGAAAATGATGGGTGCTGGATGACAGATGACGGGTGCGGTCATCAGTCATCCAACAGCCTTATTCAATCCACTTCCTCAAACTCCACATATTCCCCAACTTTTTTGCTGGAGCGTGCGTTTTGAGCTGGATTTTTATCAATCGTAATACTTCCCTCCTTTTCTTGAGAGTTTGCGTTTGGACTATTTCCGAAGAATTGCTCGAATTGTTGCCCAGCTTTTTTAGAAATATAGCGCATCAAGTAAGGCGTAGCAAGCTTTATGAGAAACTTAAGCCCAAAATATACGAGAAGAACGATTAATATCGTTTTTAAGAATGTCATCATAATTGTCAAATTCTTTTCAAAAATAAGGATTGATGCAGAAAAAGAAGAATGCTGACTATTAAATTATTGGTAAAATCTTATATCTTTGAACTAAACCCACCGTTTCATGAACCTCAAACTTCCCTTATTATTTCTCTTCAGTTTTATAACCTTTACAAATGTTTCGGCACAATATACTGAAATGATAAATACCAACCGTCCTGGTGGCTCGCAGGGTGCATTTGCTGTTGGCACAAAAGTGCTGCAAATTGAATCTGGAGTTAGTTATGGAAAGGAAAAGCACAAACTTTTACAAACAAATACTAATGGTTTATCGATAGATTATGCTGTTCGATACGGTATATGGAAAGAGCGTTTGGAGTTTAGCGCTATGGGCGAATTTCAATATAACCAAGTTACAGACAATCGTTCTTCATTAGCAAGAGAGTACAATCTTTCAAATTTCAAAAGCAACACCCTGGGAGTGAAATATTTGGTGTATGACCCTTATAGAAAACGTGAATTAAAAGGCCCTAACCTTTACAGTTGGAAGGCCAACAATAAAACACAATGGTCAGATTTAATTCCTGCAATTTCACTTTACGCAGGGATGAATATTGATTTTGCTGACAATCCGTTCACTCCTGAAACAAAAAGTGCAATAAGTCCAAAGTTTTTGCTTTCAACCCAAAATAATTTTATTGGAGGTTGGGTTTTTGTAACTAATATAATCGTAGATCGAGTTACTTCAGACTTCCCTACTTACGGCTATATTGTTACGCTAACACATGCTACCAACCGCTTGTTTTCTATTTTTGTTGAGAATCAAGGTTTTAAAAGCGATTTTTATTCAGATCAACTACTTCGTGGTGGTGCGGCAACTTTGGTTAATCAAAATTTTCAAGTTGATCTTTCGGTAACCTACAGTTTAAAAGATACACCTTCAAAGTTTTACGGTCGTGTGGGCGTAGCTTATCGTATTGATAGACACGATAAAGATGAATTCTTAGAAGACAAAGCCATCAAAGAGGATAAGAAAAAAGAAAAGAAAAAAGATAAAAAAGAAGAACGCCAAGACGAACTAAATTTAGACGAAAACGGCGAACAATAATATTATATATGATTACAGTAAAACAAATCTCCTCAAAAAGTGATATTAAAACATTTATCACTTTTCCCTTTAAGCTCTATAAAGACTGTGAATATTGGGTTCCATCACTTATTAAAGATGAATTGGAAACCTTAGATGCTAAAAAAAATCCTGTATTTAAAAATGCCGATGCTTGGTATTATTTAGCTTACAAAAATGATGAAATCGTTGGTCGTATTGCGGTTATTCTGAATCATTTAGAAGTAAACGAACAAGGAAAGAAAAAAATTCGTTTCGGTTGGCTAGATATGGTTGATGATATTGAAGTTACCAAAGCATTGCTAGAAAAGGCTTACGAAAAAGGGCGCGAACACAACCTAGAATACGCCGAAGGTCCCGTAGGTTTCAGCAATATGGAAAAAGCTGGAATACTGACTATGGGTTTTGATGAAATGAATACTATGATTACTTGGTATCATTACCCCTATTATGCAAAACATCTAGAAAAGCTAGGCTATGAAAAACAAGCAACTTGGGTAGAATACAGACTTCAAATACCAAATACTATTTTTGAAAAGGTTGCAAAGTTTTCCAAGATTATTCGGGAACGTTATAAACTTTCCGTAATTCGTTTTAAAGATAAAAAGGAGATTTTACCTTATGTGGATGAAATGTTTGGTCTATTAAACAAGACTTATAATACACTTCAAACCTTTGTGCCTATTCAGCAATATCAAATAGATTATTATAAAGAGAAGTATTTTAGCTTTATTCATCCAGATTACATCTGCTGTATAAAAGACGAAACAGGAAAACTGATTGCTTTTTCAATTGTGATGCCTTCTTTTTCAAAAGCATTGAAAAAGGCAAATGGAAAACTTTTCCCTTTTGGTTGGAGCCATATTCTAAAAGCACAGAAAAAGAACGATACCGCCGCTTTTTATTTAATAGGAATTGACCCAGAATACCAAGGAAAAGGCGTAACCGCAATTATTTTCGAGGAGATGCAATACCTTTTTAACTCGAAAGGAATTCATACTGTGGAAACCAATCCAGAGTTAAAAGAAAACACGGCCGTACAATTACTTTGGAAGGATTATAATCCTGTGCAGCATAAGGAGAGGAGTACTTTTAGGAGGGATATTTAATAAGTTTTTAATTATTTAATCCCAAAACAGAGATAACTGTGCCATAAAATAAAGGTATAGCAATAGAAAACTAAAAACCCAATTAAAAAAAGAAAATATCAATTGTTTTTTACTGTACCACTTACTGAATATTGACACGAAAATAGTATTAAGAAGTAAAAAAGGACACCAAAATGCGAGTATATAAATAGGTAATTGAAGTCCGAAATATTTAAATTTTGCTAACCCTTCATTATAACCGAATGCCGACCTTGTATTTTCATATTGTGGATTTAATTCAGGTTTTAAAATATATTCAAAATTCAAATATGTAAAAACACTCGCGCTTATTAACAAATAGCAAATAATAAAAATTGAAATAATTTTGATGGTCTTATAGTAAGTAGTCATCTAGTTTTGGAATATCTATAATTTACTAATGTTTTAAATTTCAAAACAGTATTAAAAAATCCACCAAAAAGGTGGATTTTTCAATATATAATATTCAGTTTATTTAATCTACTCTCCCATCGCCTCTATAAGAGCTGCAGAAAGACGTCTATATGTCCCATTCTCCAAACGTTCACGGATGGATAAAAATGCTTCCAAAGTTTCATCTATATCTTGCATGGTATGCATAGCTGTTGGAATCATTCGTAAAAGAATCAATCCTTTGGGAATAACGGGATATATAACAATTGAACAGAAAACTCCATGGTTTTCACGAAGGTCTTTTACCAATGCCATTGCTTCGGGAACACTTCCTTTTAAATAAACTGGTGTTACACAACTTTGTGTGGTTCCTATATCAAAACCTCTCTTTTTAAGTCCGCCTTGTAATGCGTTTACATTTTCCCAAAGCTTTTCTTTAAGTTCAGGCATTGTACGCAACATATCCAAACGTTTCAACGCACCTTCAACCAAAACCATTTGTAATGATTTTGCAAACATTTGCGAACGTAGATTGTATTTTAGGTAATCCATTATTTCTTCATCGCCTGCAATAAAAGCTCCAGTACTTGCCATAGATTTTGCAAATGTAGCAAAATACACATCAATTCCATCTTGTACGCCTTGCTCCTCGCCTGCTCCGGCTCCTGTTTTACCAAGTGTTCCGAAACCGTGGGCATCATCTACGAAAAAGCGGAAGTTATATTTTTTCTTAAGCTCAATAATTTCTCTTAATCTTCCTTGCTCGCCGCGCATTCCGAAAACACCTTCAGAAATAAGAAGAATTCCTCCTCCCGTTTTTTCAGCCATTTTAGTAGCGCGTTGCAGGTTTTTTTCGATACTTTCCATATCGTTATGTCTGTATGTAAAGCGTTGTCCCAAGTGAAGACGAACGCCGTCTATAATACAAGCGTGAGCATCTACATCATAAACAATCACATCGTCTTTTGAAACTAAAGCATCAATGGTTGAAACCATTCCTTGGTAGCCAAAATTCAATAAGTAAGCAGCTTCTTTGTTTACAAATGCTGCAAGTTCTCTTTGTAATTGCTCGTGAAGATCTGTGTGACCACTCATCATTCTAGCTCCCATTGGGTAGGCAGAGCCCCACTTTGCAGCGGCTTCGGCATCTACTTTGCGCACTTCTGGATGATTGGCAAGACCTAAGTAATCATTTATACTCCAAGTGATTACGTCTTTGCCTTTAAATTTCATTCGGTTGGAAATGGGGCCTTCCAGTTTTGGGAATACAAAATAGCCTTCTGCTTGTTCAGCCCATTTTCCTAACGGACCTTTATCTTTATATATTTTTGCGAATAAATCTTTCATTAAAACATTGGTTAAAATTGTGGGACAAAATTAATTAAATTATTGTTAGATTTTAGATTTTGGACGTTAGATTTTAGATTTCGTAGGCGTGCACTTAATCGCGGGCCAAAAAATGT comes from Aequorivita sublithincola DSM 14238 and encodes:
- a CDS encoding YfhO family protein; protein product: MQSNYKKFLPHLVVFVLFIVASLAYFNPVLQGKKIFQSDIVQYTGMAKQQNDFRKATGEETYWTDAAFGGMPTYQLGAKYPNNYIKQLDLAIRFLPRPADYLFLYFIGMYILFLVLKVDYKLAFLGALAFGFSTYLIIILGVGHNAKAHAIAYMPFVLSGIFLTFRGKYLWGFLLLTVSMGLELVANHFQMTYYLMLLVVIIGIVYLIDAFKKKLLPHYFKAVGIMVIGVLIAVGLNATNILATKEYADTSTRGKTELTINADGTPKDNKTGLDFDYITEYSYGMLESFNLFIPNFMGGSSTEEFPKDSKTVESLMRMGASSQEANQALRQIPMYWGNQTFVGAPAYIGAIVIFLSVLALFLIRGRLKWWVVSGFGLTLLLSWGKNFSGLTEFFIDYVPMYDKFRAVSSIQVIIELILPILAIVGLHQYFSNFEREEEKKKALLWSTGIVGGLTLLFILFKSALFDFASPYDSYFRDEMGLPFLEAIREDRMSLFTSDAIRSLIFVVLTAAVLWFFMKGTLKKGFAIAALCVLVLVDLVGVDRRYVNEDAFVQAKMVNEPFQMNGADEQILKDEGHYRVYDATTNAFNSGKASYYHNALGGYHAAKPGRMQDLFEFYISQGNIGILNMMNVRYIITQAKNGGPVAQRNPYANGDAWFVENVQPANNANEEIQLLDSLDTKKTAVINKEFLSKIPNQNMKRDSTATIELFSHQPNKLVYEASTKSSQLAIFSEVYYPKGWNAYINGKPAEYFRADYLLRAMVIPPGNNKIEFKFEPKVIQTGRTISLASTIVFLLILLSGLYFVFRKKEMKE
- a CDS encoding DUF4834 family protein, with product MMTFLKTILIVLLVYFGLKFLIKLATPYLMRYISKKAGQQFEQFFGNSPNANSQEKEGSITIDKNPAQNARSSKKVGEYVEFEEVD
- a CDS encoding transporter, whose protein sequence is MNLKLPLLFLFSFITFTNVSAQYTEMINTNRPGGSQGAFAVGTKVLQIESGVSYGKEKHKLLQTNTNGLSIDYAVRYGIWKERLEFSAMGEFQYNQVTDNRSSLAREYNLSNFKSNTLGVKYLVYDPYRKRELKGPNLYSWKANNKTQWSDLIPAISLYAGMNIDFADNPFTPETKSAISPKFLLSTQNNFIGGWVFVTNIIVDRVTSDFPTYGYIVTLTHATNRLFSIFVENQGFKSDFYSDQLLRGGAATLVNQNFQVDLSVTYSLKDTPSKFYGRVGVAYRIDRHDKDEFLEDKAIKEDKKKEKKKDKKEERQDELNLDENGEQ
- a CDS encoding GNAT family N-acetyltransferase; translated protein: MITVKQISSKSDIKTFITFPFKLYKDCEYWVPSLIKDELETLDAKKNPVFKNADAWYYLAYKNDEIVGRIAVILNHLEVNEQGKKKIRFGWLDMVDDIEVTKALLEKAYEKGREHNLEYAEGPVGFSNMEKAGILTMGFDEMNTMITWYHYPYYAKHLEKLGYEKQATWVEYRLQIPNTIFEKVAKFSKIIRERYKLSVIRFKDKKEILPYVDEMFGLLNKTYNTLQTFVPIQQYQIDYYKEKYFSFIHPDYICCIKDETGKLIAFSIVMPSFSKALKKANGKLFPFGWSHILKAQKKNDTAAFYLIGIDPEYQGKGVTAIIFEEMQYLFNSKGIHTVETNPELKENTAVQLLWKDYNPVQHKERSTFRRDI
- a CDS encoding aminotransferase class I/II-fold pyridoxal phosphate-dependent enzyme, whose protein sequence is MKDLFAKIYKDKGPLGKWAEQAEGYFVFPKLEGPISNRMKFKGKDVITWSINDYLGLANHPEVRKVDAEAAAKWGSAYPMGARMMSGHTDLHEQLQRELAAFVNKEAAYLLNFGYQGMVSTIDALVSKDDVIVYDVDAHACIIDGVRLHLGQRFTYRHNDMESIEKNLQRATKMAEKTGGGILLISEGVFGMRGEQGRLREIIELKKKYNFRFFVDDAHGFGTLGKTGAGAGEEQGVQDGIDVYFATFAKSMASTGAFIAGDEEIMDYLKYNLRSQMFAKSLQMVLVEGALKRLDMLRTMPELKEKLWENVNALQGGLKKRGFDIGTTQSCVTPVYLKGSVPEAMALVKDLRENHGVFCSIVIYPVIPKGLILLRMIPTAMHTMQDIDETLEAFLSIRERLENGTYRRLSAALIEAMGE